A genomic segment from Desulfuromonadales bacterium encodes:
- the rplE gene encoding 50S ribosomal protein L5, with amino-acid sequence MARMKEMYQTELVPQLMKDLQLKNVMEVPRVEKVVINMGLGEAIQNIKVLESAVDELSRLTGQKAVITKAKKSIATFKLREGMPIGCMVTLRRDRAYEFLDRLINVALPRVRDFKGVSSKAFDGRGNYTLGIREQIIFPEIDLDKIDKVKGLNVTIVTTARTDEEGRALLTSLGMPFRK; translated from the coding sequence ATGGCCAGAATGAAAGAAATGTATCAGACCGAGCTGGTGCCTCAGCTGATGAAGGACCTGCAGCTGAAAAATGTGATGGAGGTCCCCCGGGTCGAAAAAGTGGTGATCAACATGGGGCTCGGTGAGGCAATCCAGAACATCAAGGTTCTGGAATCGGCTGTTGACGAACTGAGTCGGCTGACCGGCCAGAAGGCTGTTATCACCAAGGCCAAGAAGTCGATCGCCACCTTCAAGCTCCGCGAGGGGATGCCCATCGGCTGCATGGTGACTCTGCGTCGCGATCGGGCTTACGAGTTCCTCGACCGCCTGATCAATGTCGCGCTGCCCCGCGTCCGCGACTTCAAGGGCGTTTCGTCCAAGGCCTTCGATGGTCGCGGCAATTACACGCTGGGGATCCGCGAGCAGATCATCTTTCCCGAGATCGATCTCGACAAGATCGACAAGGTGAAGGGGCTGAACGTGACGATCGTCACCACGGCCAGGACTGACGAAGAGGGGCGCGCCCTTCTGACCAGCCTGGGCATGCCGTTTCGTAAATAG
- a CDS encoding type Z 30S ribosomal protein S14, giving the protein MAKKSMMIKAERPKKFGVREYNRCPLCGRPRAYYRKFDMCRICLRKLASEGKIPGVIKSSW; this is encoded by the coding sequence GTGGCAAAAAAATCGATGATGATCAAGGCGGAACGGCCGAAGAAATTCGGTGTCAGGGAGTACAATCGTTGTCCTCTCTGCGGCCGACCCCGCGCCTACTATCGCAAATTTGACATGTGCCGGATCTGTCTGCGCAAACTCGCGTCGGAAGGGAAGATTCCGGGCGTGATTAAGTCTAGCTGGTAA
- the rpsH gene encoding 30S ribosomal protein S8, whose protein sequence is MSMTDPIADMLTRIRNAGLAKHQKVDLPSSNLKVAIASVLKDLGYIKNFKTVSDEKQGVLRLYLKFDDENLPVIHEIKRVSTPGRRVYVSKDEIPSVKNGLGCAILSTSKGVLADAAAREAQVGGELLCTIW, encoded by the coding sequence ATGTCAATGACTGATCCTATCGCGGATATGCTGACCCGCATTCGCAATGCGGGGCTGGCGAAGCACCAGAAGGTGGATCTCCCCTCGTCCAACCTCAAGGTGGCGATCGCCTCGGTGCTCAAGGATCTCGGCTATATCAAGAATTTCAAGACCGTCAGCGACGAGAAGCAGGGCGTGCTGCGGCTTTATCTCAAATTCGACGACGAGAATCTGCCCGTGATCCACGAAATCAAGCGCGTCTCCACTCCCGGTCGCCGTGTCTATGTGAGCAAGGACGAGATTCCCTCGGTTAAGAACGGCCTGGGCTGCGCCATTCTGTCGACCTCGAAGGGCGTGTTGGCCGATGCCGCGGCGCGTGAGGCGCAGGTCGGCGGCGAGCTTCTCTGCACCATCTGGTAG
- the rplF gene encoding 50S ribosomal protein L6, with translation MSRIGKKPVMIPAGVKIALSGSAISVQGPKGSLQRTLGTGVDIAVEADQVVITRRADGKPDRSQQGLTRTLIANMVEGVTKGYARVLEINGVGYRADLKGSVLNLALGYSHPVEYPLPEGISAEVEKQTKVTVRGIDKELVGATAAKIRSFRGPEPYKGKGIKYADERIIRKAGKTGKK, from the coding sequence ATGTCACGAATTGGCAAAAAACCCGTTATGATTCCCGCCGGGGTCAAGATCGCCCTCAGCGGCTCGGCCATCAGCGTCCAGGGGCCCAAGGGCAGTCTGCAGCGGACCCTCGGCACCGGTGTCGATATCGCCGTCGAGGCCGACCAGGTCGTGATCACGCGGCGCGCAGATGGCAAACCCGACCGTTCGCAGCAGGGTCTGACCCGCACGCTGATTGCCAACATGGTCGAGGGGGTGACCAAGGGGTACGCGAGAGTCCTCGAGATCAATGGCGTCGGTTATCGCGCCGATCTCAAGGGGAGCGTGCTCAACCTCGCCCTGGGCTACTCTCACCCCGTCGAATACCCGCTGCCGGAGGGGATCTCGGCCGAAGTGGAGAAACAGACCAAGGTCACGGTTCGGGGAATTGATAAGGAACTGGTCGGTGCGACGGCGGCGAAGATACGTTCGTTCCGTGGTCCCGAGCCCTACAAGGGCAAGGGGATCAAGTACGCCGACGAGCGGATCATCCGCAAGGCCGGCAAGACCGGCAAAAAATAA
- the rplR gene encoding 50S ribosomal protein L18, with protein sequence MSVANERRQARTKRQVRVRRKVRGTSGRPRLCIFRSAKHIYAQIIEDGTGRTLVATSTVSKDVADGQKYTGNVEAAKAVGIAIAKKALEQNIKQVVFDRNGFLYHGRVKALADAAREAGLSF encoded by the coding sequence GTGAGCGTCGCAAACGAAAGACGTCAGGCACGCACGAAGCGCCAGGTGCGGGTACGCCGCAAGGTTCGGGGAACATCCGGGCGGCCGCGGCTCTGCATCTTCCGCAGTGCCAAACATATTTACGCCCAGATCATCGAGGATGGCACCGGCAGGACGCTGGTGGCCACTTCGACCGTCTCCAAAGACGTTGCCGACGGGCAGAAATATACCGGTAATGTTGAGGCTGCCAAGGCGGTGGGTATCGCCATCGCCAAAAAAGCCCTGGAACAGAACATTAAGCAGGTGGTCTTCGACCGCAACGGTTTCCTGTACCACGGCCGCGTCAAGGCTCTTGCCGACGCTGCCCGGGAAGCCGGCCTCTCTTTTTAG